The following are encoded together in the Variovorax sp. PBS-H4 genome:
- a CDS encoding Crp/Fnr family transcriptional regulator produces the protein MTEAICHPKAAPSGAQRISNALQLLESNVAIQRRVVRTGDTVYQVGQPFACLYVINSGFFKMVNLSSEGREQVVSVHFKGDWLGLDGIAAGHYGCDAIAMDTGEVWAIRYDALLQAALRAPALLTALHEAMSRELTRDHESFLSLCTLPADARVAGFLRYWADALAQRGLRTDQITLHMTRAEIGNYLGMTLESVSRAFSRLARGDVIRFIEKGSPRFQCNK, from the coding sequence ATGACCGAAGCCATCTGCCACCCCAAGGCCGCCCCGTCGGGCGCCCAGCGCATCTCCAATGCCCTCCAACTGCTGGAGAGCAACGTCGCCATCCAGCGGCGCGTCGTGCGGACGGGAGACACCGTGTATCAGGTGGGACAGCCGTTCGCCTGCCTTTACGTGATCAACTCCGGCTTCTTCAAGATGGTCAACCTGTCCAGCGAAGGCCGCGAACAGGTGGTCAGCGTCCATTTCAAGGGTGACTGGCTAGGGCTCGACGGCATTGCGGCAGGGCACTACGGCTGCGACGCGATCGCCATGGACACTGGCGAGGTCTGGGCGATCCGCTACGACGCCTTGCTCCAGGCGGCGCTCCGTGCCCCAGCGCTGCTGACTGCGCTCCACGAAGCGATGAGCCGAGAGCTCACGCGCGACCACGAATCCTTCCTCTCGCTGTGCACCTTGCCGGCAGACGCACGCGTCGCTGGCTTCCTGCGCTATTGGGCTGACGCGCTCGCGCAGCGCGGGCTGCGCACTGACCAGATCACGCTCCACATGACCCGAGCAGAGATCGGCAATTACCTGGGCATGACGCTGGAGTCCGTGAGCCGCGCGTTCTCGCGCCTGGCGCGGGGCGATGTGATCCGCTTCATCGAGAAGGGGTCTCCTCGTTTTCAGTGCAATAAGTGA
- a CDS encoding PilZ domain-containing protein, producing the protein MNTTASPPPTAPARPSVIQLAIKEKGALYAAYIPLFAEGGIFIPTSREYRLGDDVYVLLTLPEDPQRYPVAGKVAWITPARAAGNRAPGVGIRFPSDEKSRQLKARIEEALGGIAASDRPTQTI; encoded by the coding sequence ATGAATACAACAGCCTCTCCTCCCCCCACCGCGCCCGCCCGACCCAGCGTCATCCAGCTCGCGATCAAGGAAAAGGGCGCACTCTATGCGGCCTACATTCCGCTTTTCGCCGAGGGCGGCATTTTCATCCCGACCTCGCGCGAGTACCGCCTGGGCGACGACGTCTACGTACTGCTCACGCTGCCCGAGGACCCGCAGCGCTACCCGGTGGCCGGCAAGGTCGCCTGGATCACGCCGGCGCGTGCGGCTGGCAACCGGGCGCCGGGCGTCGGCATTCGCTTCCCCTCGGACGAAAAGTCGCGCCAGCTCAAGGCGCGCATCGAAGAGGCGCTCGGCGGCATCGCGGCCTCCGACCGTCCTACCCAGACCATTTGA
- a CDS encoding FixH family protein: protein MNDPKAISPKPEAGVAGAAPKADWWQFPLVWMVMAGPALVIAASFVTLFLALRTPDPVVDPDYYRRGIEIDKPLADKKLMPALAGRNHAVTPDSDVPAPRR, encoded by the coding sequence ATGAACGACCCCAAGGCGATTTCGCCCAAACCGGAAGCAGGAGTTGCAGGGGCTGCCCCAAAAGCAGACTGGTGGCAATTTCCGCTGGTCTGGATGGTGATGGCAGGCCCGGCCCTTGTCATTGCAGCGAGCTTTGTCACGCTCTTTCTTGCACTGCGAACGCCCGACCCGGTGGTCGACCCGGACTACTACCGCCGCGGCATCGAGATCGACAAGCCCCTCGCGGACAAGAAACTGATGCCGGCCCTGGCCGGACGCAACCACGCGGTGACGCCGGACTCCGACGTGCCCGCGCCCCGGCGATGA
- a CDS encoding ankyrin repeat domain-containing protein, with translation MKNYLKRALYLAVFTASFSLYAGSFDDFFRAVRSDNAGGVADLLNRGFDPNTRDEQGQTGLLIAMREPSPKVIQVLLDSRKTDVEARNAKDESPLMLAALKGQQELVTRLIARDADVNKTGWTPLHYAATGGHVAIIKQLLEHYAFIDAQSPNGTTPLMMAAMYGSSAAVQLLLDEGADTAMKNQLGMTALDFAQRANRPDAVRLLSTAVRASKAPSDGKW, from the coding sequence ATGAAGAATTACCTTAAAAGAGCTTTGTATCTTGCTGTTTTTACAGCTTCTTTTTCCCTTTACGCAGGCTCCTTCGACGACTTTTTCCGGGCCGTTCGCAGCGACAACGCCGGTGGTGTTGCGGATCTGTTGAACCGCGGCTTCGACCCCAACACGCGCGATGAGCAAGGCCAGACCGGCTTGTTGATCGCCATGCGCGAGCCATCGCCCAAGGTTATCCAGGTGCTGCTGGACTCGCGCAAGACCGACGTGGAGGCGCGGAACGCGAAGGACGAAAGCCCATTGATGCTGGCAGCGCTCAAGGGTCAACAGGAGCTGGTGACGCGGCTGATCGCACGTGACGCAGACGTCAACAAGACGGGCTGGACTCCGCTGCATTACGCGGCTACCGGCGGGCACGTCGCGATCATCAAGCAGCTGCTGGAGCACTACGCCTTCATCGATGCGCAGTCGCCCAATGGGACCACGCCGCTGATGATGGCCGCGATGTACGGCTCCAGCGCCGCGGTTCAGCTGCTGCTTGACGAGGGTGCCGACACGGCGATGAAGAACCAACTGGGCATGACGGCGCTGGATTTCGCGCAGCGCGCCAATCGGCCAGACGCGGTGCGGTTGCTGAGCACGGCGGTTCGGGCGAGCAAGGCGCCGAGCGACGGGAAGTGGTGA
- a CDS encoding TatD family hydrolase has protein sequence MFTDSHCHLTFPEFAGQMPQIREAMAAAQVDRALCICTTLEEFPQVQALAAGFDNFWASVGVHPDNEGIAEPSVEDLVTRSALPKVVAVGETGLDYYQMEERKGGRSIADLAWQRDRFRVHIRAARQVRKPLIIHTREASADTLAILKEEGEDGSPEAAGGVFHCFTETADVARAALELGFYISFSGILTFRKAQDLRDVAAFVPLDRMLIETDSPYLAPVPYRGKTNNPSYVPFVARQIAELRKLPVETIGEVTTRNFETLFSGVKR, from the coding sequence ATGTTCACCGACTCCCATTGCCACCTGACCTTTCCCGAGTTCGCCGGCCAGATGCCGCAGATCCGCGAGGCCATGGCCGCCGCACAGGTCGACCGGGCGCTGTGCATCTGCACAACCCTGGAAGAATTTCCGCAGGTGCAGGCGTTGGCGGCTGGTTTTGACAACTTCTGGGCCAGTGTAGGCGTCCATCCGGACAACGAGGGCATCGCGGAGCCATCGGTAGAGGATCTGGTGACACGTTCCGCCCTGCCCAAGGTCGTGGCCGTCGGCGAGACCGGCCTCGACTACTACCAGATGGAGGAGCGAAAAGGGGGACGCAGCATTGCCGACCTGGCGTGGCAGCGCGACCGCTTCCGGGTGCACATCCGTGCGGCGCGGCAGGTGCGCAAACCGCTGATCATCCACACCCGCGAAGCTTCGGCCGACACCTTGGCGATCCTGAAAGAGGAGGGCGAGGATGGTTCGCCTGAAGCTGCCGGGGGCGTGTTCCATTGCTTCACCGAGACGGCCGACGTCGCCCGTGCGGCGCTGGAGCTGGGCTTCTACATTTCGTTCTCGGGCATCCTGACCTTCAGGAAGGCGCAAGACCTGCGCGACGTGGCGGCCTTCGTGCCGCTGGACCGCATGCTGATCGAAACCGACAGTCCCTATCTGGCGCCTGTCCCGTACCGCGGGAAGACCAACAATCCCTCCTACGTGCCGTTCGTGGCGCGGCAGATCGCCGAGCTGCGCAAGCTGCCGGTCGAGACCATCGGCGAGGTCACCACCCGTAATTTCGAGACCCTGTTTTCAGGCGTCAAAAGATGA
- a CDS encoding Tn3-like element IS1071 family transposase encodes MQGWHTTFLGMRGLPRDISDFEMKAFFTFDGAERDAINARRGDSHKLGLALHIGFLRMSGRLLGAFRVIPVALWRHLGNELGIAAPEVASLRAMYERGRTLFDHQQVACTVLGFQWMSEHQRRSLVRELRDEVARCADRDQLLVRARQWLYKNKLVIVHERAIRTLIAAALAQLEVETGTAIAASVDPATLDRWRASVSELRPDGQTQQSWLWAAPAKHSTRQISEVLERIDLLYTLDVHKHLADIPDLILRRYARRLVSRPPSAGAKIKEPARTVEVACFLRYCLFTTTDQLILMVQRRIADLWRQAAADVPATVNWAAMYKTLLGELVALSAQGAVPDAELRARLEALITETQKRKPPSRASLVREGLIDGIRPVRSLLVAIAKLPWQATGEHPAIEYLAKLQALYLKGSRKLPVEVVAPSLGMIWQVSISSPDRERAFQALEVATLFALRRAVRNGSVWIEHSLSFRGRARLFFTDERWQAESKKHYARLSLPSKAATFLKPLLARVTAGVDAVAAAARSGVLRVDDELHLSPLPAEDEDPEVTKLRAALDHRIGEVQLPEVILAVDAQVRFSWIMLGREPRSTDELLMVYAGIMAHGTSLTAVECARMIPQLSATSIRQAMRWARDERRLSQACQAVLEFMQRHPIAATWGRSDLASSDMMSMETTKRVWQARLDPRRNTPSIGIYSHVKDRWGIFHAQPFVLNERQAGVAIEGVIRQEKLETSQLAVDTHGYTDFAMSHARLLGFDLCPRLKELKQRHLFVPRGTKVPAEIAAVCEANVDVALIEKHWDSLVHLAASVMSGHASAVAALARFGSAAQGDPIYEAGVQLGRLLRTAFLADYFVKDAFRNELRRVLNRGEAVNALKRAIYTGRISPAQAKRVDEMQAVADALSLMANIVMAWNTSQMQAVLDRWSNRRQVIPPELIGKIAPTRLESINLRGVFRFPVDRYADQILPSRPNASITGTNG; translated from the coding sequence ATGCAGGGTTGGCACACAACGTTTTTGGGGATGCGTGGGCTCCCCCGCGATATCAGCGACTTCGAGATGAAGGCATTTTTCACCTTCGATGGTGCCGAGCGCGACGCAATCAATGCACGCCGAGGTGATTCCCACAAGCTTGGTCTGGCGCTCCATATTGGTTTCCTGCGCATGAGTGGGCGTTTGCTCGGTGCCTTTCGGGTAATTCCAGTAGCCTTGTGGCGCCACCTTGGCAACGAGCTTGGCATTGCAGCACCAGAAGTCGCCTCGCTGAGAGCCATGTATGAACGCGGGCGCACGCTATTCGATCACCAACAAGTAGCCTGCACGGTCCTTGGATTCCAGTGGATGAGCGAGCACCAGCGCCGCTCACTGGTACGTGAACTGCGCGACGAAGTGGCGCGCTGCGCCGACCGCGATCAGCTACTCGTGCGGGCGCGTCAATGGCTGTACAAGAACAAGCTGGTGATCGTGCACGAGCGGGCAATTCGGACACTGATTGCGGCGGCACTTGCCCAGCTTGAAGTTGAAACAGGCACCGCCATCGCCGCCAGCGTTGATCCAGCAACACTTGATCGCTGGCGAGCCTCAGTTTCAGAGCTGCGCCCAGATGGACAAACCCAGCAGAGTTGGCTATGGGCTGCACCGGCGAAACACTCAACCCGCCAAATCAGCGAGGTACTGGAGCGCATCGACCTGCTTTACACGCTGGACGTTCATAAGCACCTGGCAGACATCCCCGATCTCATCTTGCGCCGCTACGCGCGCCGACTTGTCTCCAGGCCGCCCTCAGCCGGAGCCAAGATCAAAGAGCCAGCGCGCACCGTGGAGGTCGCATGCTTTCTTCGGTATTGCCTGTTCACCACCACAGACCAGTTGATCCTTATGGTGCAGCGCCGGATCGCCGATCTGTGGCGTCAGGCTGCCGCCGATGTCCCCGCTACCGTCAATTGGGCCGCAATGTACAAAACGCTGCTCGGCGAACTTGTTGCCTTGAGCGCGCAAGGTGCGGTGCCAGATGCTGAGTTGCGTGCCCGTCTTGAAGCCTTGATCACCGAAACCCAGAAACGCAAACCACCGAGCAGGGCCTCCCTGGTCCGCGAGGGATTGATTGATGGAATTCGCCCCGTGCGGTCGTTGCTCGTCGCCATTGCAAAGCTGCCCTGGCAGGCCACCGGCGAGCATCCTGCCATCGAGTACCTTGCCAAGCTGCAAGCTTTATATCTCAAAGGATCCAGAAAGCTGCCAGTTGAAGTGGTGGCACCAAGTCTGGGAATGATCTGGCAGGTTTCGATCTCCAGCCCAGACCGGGAACGGGCGTTTCAGGCGTTGGAGGTGGCCACCCTGTTTGCCCTGCGCCGCGCGGTGCGCAATGGCTCGGTCTGGATTGAGCACAGCCTGAGCTTTCGGGGTCGTGCGCGCTTGTTCTTCACGGACGAGCGTTGGCAGGCAGAGTCCAAGAAACACTATGCCCGTCTATCGTTACCCAGCAAGGCTGCCACTTTCTTGAAGCCTTTGCTGGCCAGAGTAACTGCCGGTGTCGATGCGGTGGCCGCTGCAGCCCGCAGTGGCGTACTGCGCGTGGATGATGAACTCCATTTGTCGCCATTGCCCGCAGAGGACGAAGACCCAGAAGTGACCAAGCTGCGCGCGGCTTTGGATCACCGCATCGGTGAGGTTCAATTGCCGGAAGTGATTCTGGCCGTTGACGCCCAGGTGCGCTTTAGCTGGATCATGCTCGGACGTGAGCCGCGCTCTACCGACGAGCTGCTGATGGTCTATGCCGGCATCATGGCCCACGGCACCAGTCTGACTGCGGTCGAATGCGCGCGCATGATTCCGCAATTGTCTGCCACCAGCATTCGCCAGGCCATGCGCTGGGCGCGGGACGAACGGCGTCTGAGCCAGGCCTGCCAGGCTGTGCTGGAATTCATGCAGCGACACCCGATTGCCGCCACCTGGGGGCGGTCCGATTTGGCATCTTCTGACATGATGAGCATGGAGACCACCAAACGGGTGTGGCAAGCCCGGCTTGATCCTCGGCGCAACACACCTTCCATTGGAATCTACTCCCATGTAAAAGACCGGTGGGGCATCTTCCATGCGCAGCCCTTTGTGCTCAATGAGCGCCAGGCGGGCGTGGCCATTGAAGGTGTCATCCGCCAAGAAAAGCTGGAGACCAGCCAGCTTGCTGTGGATACCCATGGCTACACCGACTTTGCCATGTCACATGCCCGTTTGCTTGGTTTTGATCTTTGCCCGCGGTTGAAGGAACTCAAACAGCGCCACCTCTTTGTGCCACGCGGCACCAAAGTGCCCGCAGAAATCGCTGCGGTGTGCGAAGCCAATGTCGACGTCGCTTTGATCGAAAAGCATTGGGATAGTCTGGTGCACCTGGCAGCCTCGGTCATGAGCGGACATGCCAGTGCGGTGGCAGCTCTTGCGCGGTTCGGTTCTGCCGCCCAGGGCGATCCAATCTATGAGGCTGGCGTGCAATTGGGGCGGTTGCTGCGTACGGCGTTTTTGGCTGACTACTTTGTCAAGGACGCTTTCAGGAACGAGTTGCGCCGGGTGCTCAATCGGGGCGAGGCTGTTAACGCCCTCAAGCGCGCCATTTATACCGGCCGGATCAGCCCGGCGCAGGCCAAACGTGTCGATGAAATGCAGGCTGTGGCCGATGCGTTGAGCCTGATGGCCAACATCGTGATGGCGTGGAATACCTCACAGATGCAGGCGGTCCTGGATCGCTGGTCGAACCGCCGCCAGGTCATTCCACCGGAACTGATCGGGAAGATTGCGCCCACCAGGCTGGAGAGCATCAACTTGCGGGGTGTGTTTCGCTTCCCGGTTGACCGCTATGCTGACCAAATCCTGCCTTCGCGGCCAAATGCATCGATAACTGGCACCAATGGATGA